Proteins co-encoded in one Periophthalmus magnuspinnatus isolate fPerMag1 chromosome 20, fPerMag1.2.pri, whole genome shotgun sequence genomic window:
- the LOC117388536 gene encoding dnaJ homolog subfamily C member 13 isoform X1, translated as MNVVKDNKDLACFYTTKHSWRGKYKRVFSVGTHGITTYNPTTLEVTNQWPYGDICGICPVGKGQGTEFNLTFRKGTSKKSETLKFSTEHRTELLTEALRFRTEFSEGKITGRRYNCYKHHWSDTRKSVNLEVTPGGIDQIDPQTNRVVCSYDYRNIEGFVEVSDYQGGFCILHGGFSRLHLFASEHRDDIIRSAIEHAGNFIGITLRLRKESLTFEDFLTDRLGKYSSDESITSLAEFVVQKITPRHPEPVKRILALTETCLVERDPASYNIVTVKPFGEVFALICDVDNPQVFTVEFIRGQIRRFSSTERDSLLASLLDGVRASGNRDVCVKMAPTQRGQRWGLLSMPVDEEVESLHLRFLAAPPNGNFADAVFRFNANISYSGVLHAVTQDGLFSENKEKLINNAILALLSQEAELPAINSELESHFQAIRRLVASKAGFQAFTQLPKSGQGSGLSDGTFREKLGVKTVKALKRNNNGVTHAAIDMLCALMCPMHDDYDLRQEQLNKASLLSSKKFLENLLEKFITNVDHGTGALVISSLLDFLTFALCAPYSETTEGQQFDMLLEMVASNGRTLFKLFQHPSMAIVKGAGLVMKAIIEEGDKEIATKMQELALSEGALPRHLHTSLFTVSADQRMLTNRQLSRHLVGLWTAENPVAMNLLKRILPTGLLAYLDSADTVPEKDVDRMHIRDNLKLATDQLNRNKVPEWQRIAGKAAKEVEKFAKEKADIVLMHWRDKMGIAQKEQDRNNLNPNQKPVILRKRRQRIKIESNWELFYYRFQLDHARSNLIWNLKTREELREALEGEMRAFGVDRELGSATVISWNHQEFEVKYDCLSDEIKIGDYYLRLLLEEDENEETSAIKRSYEFFNELYHRFLLTPKVTMKCLCLQALAIVYGKCYEEIGPFTDTKYIVGMLDRCTDKLERDRLILFLNKLILNKKNVKEVMDSNGVRILVDLLTLAHLHTSRATVPLQSNVLEASPDMRRDSEKEWYFGNADKERRGPFGFEEMQEFWNTGVLTAKTRCWAQGMDGWRPLQAIPQLKWCLLASGQAVMNESDLATLILNMLITMCSYYPSRDQDNAIIRPLPKIKRLISDNACLPHIVQLLLTFDPILVEKVANVLYLVMQDNPNLQRLYLTGIFFFIMMYTGSNVLPVARFLKYTHLKQAFRSEEAKGQDIVQRSVLGSILPEAMVCYLENYEAERFSEIFLGEFDTPEAIWSSEMRRMMIEKIAAHVADFSPRLQSNTRALYQYCPIPVISFPQLDNELFCNIYYLRHLCDTTRFPNWPIRNAVKLLKDTLEAWKKEVEKKPPSMSVDDAYEVLNLPKGQGQHEESKIRKAYFRLAQKYHPDKNPEGRDMFEKVNKAYEFLCTKSARVIDGPDPENIILILKTQSILFNHHKQELEPYKYAGYPMLIKTIKMETDDEQLFSKTSPLLPAAAELAFHTVNCSALNAEELRRENGIEILLEALSRCVAVLTASSKPDDMAVQVCGHICKCYSVAAQFEECREKIIEQPNIIRDICHILYHGKGLPKTANLAVQCVSSFAVDFFLQTHLYHAGVLWHLLVNLFNYDYTLEESGVQASQDTNQQEVANSLAKLSLIALSRLGGYNPIAHSPDGNNPVPETNGIEGTPPENPTIRKSLAAMLTPYISRKLGTGTPAEVLKLLNSNSENPYLIWNNCTRAELLEFLESQQEGNIKRGENDKHFGADFVFGDHSKELIVGEIFVRVYNEQPTFPLEYPKAFAASLLDYVGSQAQYLHTLLAMSQSNKVESQQHAERLRFAEMALEALRNVIKNNPGSETECIGHFKLLFSLLRVHGAGRVQQLVLEVVNTVTSNQECVTNIAESLVLSNLLLLLHSLPSSRQMVLETLYALTSNTKIVKEAMAKGALIYLLDLFCNCTHPQVRTQTAELFSKMTSDKLVGPKVRLTLMRFLPGVFMDAMRDNAEAAVHIFEGTHENPELIWNDSSRETVSTTVREMMLEHFKQQKDNPDVNWRLPEDFTVPYGAGQGELEVGGVFLRIFIAQPGWVLRKPREFLVSLLETLTELLEKNNPNGEALETITTAAVCLFSTQTQLADQVPPLGHLPRILAALKHKNNAVPKSSIRLIHVLSDNELCVRSMSALETIGPLMAGMKSRADMAGLACEALNRMFQKEQTELVAQALRVDLVPYLLKLLEGIGLETLDNPSATKAQIVKALKSMTRSLQYGEQVNEILAKSSVWSAFKDQKHDLFISDSQTAGYLTGPGVAGYLTAGTGSTVMSSVPPPVDNDIADQG; from the exons ATGAATGTCGTCAAGGACAACAAAGATCTGGCCTGTTTCTACACCACCAAACACTCCTGGAGAGGAAA GTACAAGAGAGTATTCTCCGTGGGCACCCATGGCATTACAACTTACAATCCTACAACATTAGAAGTAACGAATCAG TGGCCTTATGGGGACATCTGTGGCATCTGTCCTGTGGGGAAGGGACAAGGGACAGAGTTCAACCTCACATTCCGAAAAGGCACAAGCAAGAAGTCCGAGACGCTTAAGTTCTCCACAGAGCACCGGACAGAGCTGCTCACAGAAGCACTG CGATTCAGAACAGAATTTTCAGAAGGAAAAATAACAGGCAGG CGATACAACTGCTACAAACATCACTGGAGCGACACACGAAAGTCTGTGAATTTAGAAGTAACACCAGGAGGCATTGACCAGATCGACCCTCAGACCAACAGGGTGGTCTGCTCCTATGATTACCGCAATATCGAGGGTTTTGTGGAGGTGTCAGATTACCAAGGAGGGTTCTGCATCCTTCATGGAGGCTTCAGCAGGCTG CATCTGTTTGCCTCGGAGCATAGAGATGACATCATCCGCAGCGCCATAGAACATGCAGGGAATTTTATCGGCATCACGCTCCGTCTGAGGAAGGAGTCCCTGACCTTTGAAGACTTTCTGACTGACAGACTGGGGAAGTACAGCTCAGACGAAAGCATCACATCTTTGGCAGAGTTTGTAGTTCAGAAGATCACTCCACGCCATCCA GAGCCTGTGAAACGTATCCTGGCTCTAACAGAAACATGTTTAGTGGAGCGAGACCCTGCATCTTATAACATAGTTACAGTTAAACCCTTTGGAGAG GTATTTGCACTTATTTGCGATGTTGACAACCCTCAGGTTTTTACAGTTGAATTTATTAGAGGACAGATTAGGAGGTTCTCCTCCACAGAAAG GGACTCCTTATTAGCCAGCTTGCTTGATGGAGTACGTGCCTCAGGCAACAGGGATGTCTGTGTCAAGATGGCCCCAACCCAACGAGGGCAGAGATGGGGGCTCCTGAGCATGCCTGTGGACGAGGAGGTGGAGAGCTTACATCTTAGGTTCCTGGCAGCACCACCCA ATGGCAACTTTGCTGATGCTGTGTTTCGTTTCAATGCGAATATATCATACAGTGGAGTTTTACATGCTGTGACACAAGAT GGCCTGTTCTCTGAGAACAAAGAGAAGCTCATAAACAATGCCATCCTGGCCCTTCTGTCTCAAGAGGCAGAGTTACCTGCTATCAACAGTGAGCTGGAGAGCCACTTCCAGGCCATCCGACGCCTGGTGGCCTCTAAAGCCGGGTTCCAGGCATTCACTCAGCTCCCGAA GTCTGGTCAAGGGTCTGGACTCTCAGATGGAAC ATTTAGGGAAAAACTCGGAGTAAAGAcagtaaaagctttaaaaaggaACAACAATGGTGTGACCCATGCTGCTATTGACATGCTCTGTGCACTTATGTGT CCAATGCATGATGACTATGACCTGAGGCAAGAACAGCTAAACAAAGCTTCCCTCCTGTCTTCAAAGAAGTTCCTGGAAAATCTTCTGGAAAAATTCATCACCAATGTG GACCATGGAACAGGAGCTTTGGTCATCAGTTCTTTGCTTGACTTCCTGACCTTTGCCCTCTGCGCACCTTACAGTGAAACCACTGAAGGACAGCAGTTTGACATGCTGCTTGAGATGGTCGCCTCCAATGGACGCAccttatttaaactttttcag CATCCCTCTATGGCAATAGTGAAAGGAGCAGGCCTGGTAATGAAGGCCATTATTGAA GAAGGGGACAAAGAAATCGCCACCAAGATGCAAGAGCTGGCTCTGAGTGAAGGAGCTCTGCCCAGGCATTTGCACACATCACTGTTTACTGTCAGCGCGGACCAGAGAATGCTTACAAACAG GCAGCTGAGTCGGCACTTAGTTGGTTTATGGACAGCGGAAAACCCTGTTGCAATGAACCTGTTGAAAAGAATACTT CCAACGGGGTTACTGGCTTACCTAGACAGTGCTGATACTGTCCCAGAAAAAGATGTTGATAGAATGCACATTCGAGACAACTTGAAACTTGCCACG GATCAGCTAAATCGTAACAAGGTGCCCGAGTGGCAGCGGATAGCAGGAAAAGCAGCCAAAGAGGTAGAAAAGTTTGCCAAGGAGAAGGCAGATATTGTGCTGATGCACTGGAGAGATAAGATGGGCATCGCTCAGAAGGAG CAGGACAGAAATAACCTG aaCCCCAACCAGAAACCAGTGATCCTAAGAAAGAGAAGACAGCGAATAAAAATAGAATCAAACTGGGAGTTGTTTTACTACAG ATTTCAACTTGACCATGCGCGCTCCAACCTCATCTGGAACCTTAAGACCCGAGAGGAGCTGCGGGAGGCTCTGGAGGGAGAGATGCGAGCTTTTGGGGTGGACCGGGAGCTCGGCAGTGCCACTGTCATTTCCTGGAACCACCAGGAGTTTGAG GTAAAATATGACTGCCTTTCGGATGAGATCAAGATTGGAGACTATTATCTGCGACTGCTTTTGGAGGAAGATGAAAATGAAGAAACAAGTGCCATCAAGAGATC ATATGAGTTTTTCAATGAACTCTACCATCGCTTTCTACTCACGCCCAAAGTCACAATGAAGTGCCTTTGCCTGCAGGCTCTTGCAATAGTTTATGGAAAATGCTATGAAGAGATTGGTCCATTCACTGACACTAAATATATTGTGGGGATGCTGGATCGA TGTACTGACAAACTGGAAAGAGACAGACTCATCCTCTTTCTCAACAAGCTAATTCTGAACAAG aaaaatgtgaaagaggTGATGGACTCAAATGGAGTGCGCATTTTGGTGGATCTGCTGACTCTGGCTCATCTTCACACGAGTCGAGCAACcgtccccctgcag AGTAACGTTTTGGAAGCTTCCCCTGACATGAGAAGGGACAGTGAAAAAGAGTGGTACTTTGGTAATGCTGACAAAGAACGAAGAGGACCTTTTGGTTTTGAAGAA ATGCAGGAGTTTTGGAACACAGGTGTTCTCACTGCAAAAACACGCTGCTGGGCCCAGGGGATGGACGGgtggcgccccctgcaggcCATTCCTCAGCTGAAGTGGTGTCTGCTGGCCTCTGGACAGGCTGTGATGAATGAGTCTGATCTAGCCACACTCATCCTGAACATGCTCATAACTATGTGCTCCTACTACCCCAGCAG AGACCAAGATAATGCAATTATCCGCCCTTTACCAAAAATTAAGAGGTTGATTAGTGACAATGCTTGTCTGCCCCATATTGTTCAg CTtttgttgacctttgacccgatTTTGGTGGAGAAAGTTGCCAATGTCTTGTATCTGGTGATGCAGGACAATCCCAATCTGCAGCGTCTGTATTTGACTGGaattttcttctttattatgATGTACACAGGCTCAAATGTTCTACCAGTTGCAAG ATTCCTgaaatacactcacctgaagcaAGCTTTCAGATCAGAAGAG GCCAAAGGTCAGGATATAGTTCAGCGCAGTGTGCTGGGGTCCATCCTTCCTGAAGCCATGGTTTGCTACCTGGAAAACTATGAGGCTGAGCGCTTCTCTGAGATCTTTCTTGGAGAGTTTGATACGCCTGAGGCCATTTGGAGCAGTGAGATGAG gcgtATGATGATAGAGAAGATTGCTGCTCATGTGGCTGACTTCAGTCCCAGACTGCAGAGCAACACTCGAGCCCTATACCAGTATTGTCCTATTCCAGTCATCAGCTTCCCTCAGCTGGACAATGAGCTGTTCTGTAACATCTACTACCTCAGACATCTGTGTGACACAACCCGCTTCCCCAACTGGCCGATTCGCAATGCT GTGAAACTGCTTAAAGATACGCTTGAAGCCTGGAAGAAAGAAGTGGAGAAAAAACCTCCCTCCATGTCTGTAGATGATGCCTATGAGGTCCTCAATCTCCCCAAAGGACAGGGACA GCATGAAGAGAGTAAAATCAGGAAAGCCTACTTCAGACTGGCACAGAAATACCATCCAGACAAGAATCCAGAGGGAAGG GACATGTTTGAGAAGGTTAACAAAGCCTATGAGTTCCTTTGTACAAAATCTGCACGAGTGATCGATGGACCAGACCCAGAAAACATCATTCTCATTCTTAAAACACAGAGCATCCTTTTCAATCACCACAAACAAG AACTGGAGCCATATAAATATGCGGGTTACCCCATGCTTATCAAAACCATCAAAATGGAGACTGACGATGAGCAGCTCTTCTCTAAgacctcccctctgctcccggCTGCAGCTGAACTGGCCTTCCACACAGTCAACTGCTCAGCACTGAACGCAGAGGAGCTTAGGCGGGAGAATGGCATTgag ATTTTATTAGAAGCTTTGTCCCGTTGTGTTGCTGTTCTGACCGCATCCAGCAAGCCCGATGACATGGCAGTACAG GTGTGCGGGCACATCTGTAAGTGCTACAGTGTAGCAGCTCAGTTTGAGGAGTGCAGGGAGAAGATCATTGAACAACCCAACATCATCAGGGACATCTGCCACATTCTCTACCATGGGAAG GGTCTTCCTAAAACGGCCAACTTGGCAGTTCAGTGTGTCAGCTCTTTTGCAGTGGACTTCTTCCTACAGACCCATCTGTACCATGCAGGTGTACTATGGCATCTGTTGGTCAATCTCTTCAACTATGACTACACTCTGGAGGAGAGTGGCGTACAGGCCAGTCAGGACACTAACCAACAGGAAGTAGCCAACAGCCTCGCCAAGCTCAGTCTGATCGCACTGAGCCGTCTGGGGGGCTACAACCCCATAGCCCACAGCCCAGACGGCAATAATCCTGTCCCAGAGACCAACGGCATTGAGGGCACACCTCCAGAAAACCCAACCATACGCAAGAGTTTAGCTGCTATGCTCACACCGTATATCTCCAGGAAGTTGGGGACAGGCACTCCCGCTGAG GTCTTGAAGCTTCTCAACAGTAACTCAGAAAACCCCTACCTGATTTGGAACAATTGCACCCGAGCTGAACTACTGGAGTTCCTGGAGTCTCAGCAGGAGGGGAACATCAAGAGG ggagaaaatgaTAAACACTTTGGGGCAGACTTTGTGTTTGGTGACCACAGTAAAGAGTTGATTGTGGGGGAGATTTTTGTGCGGGTTTATAATGAACAACCAACATTCCCCCTTGAA TACCCTAAAGCATTTGCAGCCAGCCTCCTGGACTATGTGGGCTCTCAAGCCCAGTATCTGCACACTCTATTGGCAATGAGCCAGAGCAACAAAGTGGAATCCCAGCAGCATGCCGAGAGGCTGCGCTTTGCTGAAATGGCCTTAGAGGCGCTCCGCAACGTCATCAAGAACAACCCAG GATCAGAAACTGAGTGCATTGGGCATTTCAAgctgctcttctctctcctgcGAGTTCATGGAGCTGGCAGGGTCCAGCAGCTTGTTTTGGAG GTTGTAAATACAGTAACTTCAAATCAAGAATGTGTGACCAACATTGCCGAGTCTCTTGTGTTGTCCAACCTTCTATTGCTGCTACACTCATTACCTTCCA GTAGGCAAATGGTGCTGGAAACTCTTTATGCACTTACTTCAAACACAAAGATTGTCAAAGAGGCTATGGCCAAAG GTGCTTTGATCTACCTGTTAGATCTCTTCTGTAACTGCACTCACCCCCAGGTCCGCACACAGACTGCAGAATTATTCTCCAAGATGACCTCTGACAAGCTTGTTGGACCTAAA GTTCGTCTAACCCTCATGCGCTTTCTTCCCGGCGTCTTCATGGACGCTATGCGGGACAATGCCGAGGCTGCGGTGCACATATTTGAGGGTACACATGAGAACCCTGAGCTCATCTGGAATGACAGCTCCAGGGAGACTGTGTCTACCACTGTCAGAGAAATGATGCTTGA acaTTTCAAACAGCAAAAGGATAACCCTGATGTGAACTGGAGA TTACCAGAGGATTTCACTGTGCCATACGGGGCAGGACAAGGAGAACTTGAGGTCGGTGGTGTGTTCCTGCGTATCTTCATAGCTCAGCCGGGCTGGGTCTTACGTAAGCCTCGCGAGTTCCTTGTGTCCCTCCTGGAGACTCTAACAGAGCTGCTGGAGAAAAATAACCCTAAT GGTGAAGCATTGGAGACCATCACCACAGCAGCTGTTTGCCTTTTTAGCACACAGACCCAGCTGGCTGATCAGGTGCCTCCTCTGGGCCACCTCCCTCGCATTCTGGCAGCACTTAAACACAAGAACAACGCAGTGCCCAAGAGCTCCATCCGCCTCATTCACGTGCTATCAGACAATGAG CTCTGTGTACGCTCTATGTCGGCCCTGGAGACTATTGGACCATTAATGGCTGGTATGAAGTCCAGGGCAGATATGGCTGGATTGGCATGTGAAGCTCTAAACCGCATGTTTCAAAAAGAACAGACTGAACTTGTGGCtcag GCTCTACGAGTGGACTTGGTGCCGTACCTTCTGAAGTTGTTGGAAGGAATTGGTTTGGAGACATTAGATAACCCCTCAGCGACAAAAGCCCAGATTGTAAAGGCACTCAAGTCCATGACCCGTAGTCTGCAGTATGGAGaacag GTCAATGAGATTCTTGCAAAATCCTCTGTTTGGAGTGCCTTCAAAGACCAGAAACATGATCTCTTTATCTCAGATTCTCAAACTGCTGGATACCTCACAg GTCCTGGTGTAGCAGGCTATCTCACAGCTGGCACTGGCTCCACAGTAATGTCCAGCGTCCCTCCCCCTGTGGACAACGACATCGCAGACCAAGGCTGA